DNA from Serinibacter salmoneus:
GTCGTAGTAGTAGCCGAAGCCCTCCCACACGACTCGGCGCTCCGGGTGCGGGTCCTCCTCGAGGCGCACCGTGCGGTCCACGATCAACGTGGTGCGGTGCTCGGCGCTGTAGCGCCCCCACCGCTCCTTGCCGCGGGTGACCATGTCCATCCAGGTGTGCCGGGTGCTGCGGGAGACCGACTCCAGGGTGGAACGGGTGGAGAAGTAGTGCGCCACGTTGCTCAGCAGGGAGTGCTGCCCGAAGACCGCGGGCAGGTCCATCCCGTGCGTGGGCAGCATGTGGGCCGTGGTGCCGGCGGAGGTGCCGTGGTCGTACCGGTACATCCACACCGGCGCCACCCTCGCGTGCCCCTCGGCAGCCTGCACGCTCGGGGCCCAGAACAGGAAGTCCCCGATGAGCGCACTGGAGGCGATGAGCGCGGGGAACCCGGGGTATGCCTTGGTGATCCGGGTGGCCGGCACCGTATCGGTGACCGACAGCATGGCCCGCACCTGGCTGGCCGGAGGCGTGGGGGCGTTCACCCCGGCGAACAGGGTGCCCTCGTTCAGCACCGTACCGATCAGCAACGGCACCGGGTGTGCCCGGCCCTGCGCGAGCACGGTGAGCGGGAACTCCGGCAGCAGGTCGCCGTCGACCACGCTGGCGTAGGAGAGCATCCCGGGTGTGTGTTCCTGTTCCGAGGCCAACGCGGCCTGTGCGGCGTCGTAGATCTCCAACAGCGGCCGGGAGAACAACCCCGGCGCGGGGTCGGCCTCGTCGAGCCCGAGCTGCGCCACCACGCGCCGGGCGCGGTCGTCATTGCGTTCCTGGGAGGTGATGCACGCGACCGGGGAGGACATGGCGATCGCCTTGTGGAACAGTCCCTGCGCGGCCGGCACCGTCATCAGCGTGGTCACCGCGAGCGCCCCGGCGGATTGCCCCGAGAGTGTCACATCGTTCGGGTCACCACCGAACGCCTCGATGTTGCGCTGTACCCACTGCAGGATGCCGAGCTGGTCCCGCAGGGCGAGGTTGCCCTCGATGGGGTACTCCGGGGTGGAGTACCGGCTGAAATCGGTGAAGCCGAAGGGGCCCACGCGATAGTTGCCGGTCACGAAGATGATGTCCTCGGTCTCCACCAGGGGAAGGCCCTCGAACAGGGAGTAGGAACTGCGCCCGTTGGCATTCGAGCCGCCGTAGAGGAACACCAGCACCGGCTTGAGCCCCTCGCGCGTATTGGCTCGCCGGGTCACGTTCACCGTGAGGCAGTACTCCCCCACGTGCTCGTCACGGCCCGCATCCGGGGGCAGGTGCTGGATCGGTGCGGCGCCGAATCGGGACCCGTCCCGCACGCCTTCCCAGGGCTGTACCGGCTGGGGCCCGAGCCAGCGGCGCGGGCCGGTGATCGGGGCGCCGAACGGGATCCCGCGCCAACTCACCGCGTCGGCCACCTGGAATCCGCGCACCACACCTCCTTCGACCTCGACGGTGAGCTCATCCTCGGAGAGCACCACGGCGGGGTCCGCAGGTGCCGGGCGGTCAGTCATGCTGTCCCTTTCGCTTGGGCCTGACGGGCCGCTGGGGGGGTCTTCGTGGCTGTTCCCGACCGTACCTGACGGGTCCCGGCGCGGCAGCCGGTGCGCCACCCGACCGCCTCCGGCGGGCGGTTCCGCGTACGCCGGCAATCCTGGCTGCGGGAGAGGGTGGCGAGGGACGCAATTCCGTCAGAACCTAGAATGAGAGGCACCCTCGCGCGGCGGCCCGACCTCCGGTCAGCGCCCCGCCACCCAGCACGTCCCCCTGACACCCAGCACGCCCCCCGACATCCAGCGAGAGTGAGGACCCGTGGCCCTGGACCCGACCGCGGCCGCGATGGCTGCCCTCGCCGCCGAACTCGACGGCGCGAGTGAGTTGCATGCCACGCTGGATGCCCTGACCCGCGCCGCGCGCACCCTGGTGACCGGCTGCGAGGCGGCAAGCGTGACCATCAGGCGGCGCCGCACCCTGGAGACGCTCGCGCCCACCGGAGACATGGCACGGGTGGCGGACCAGCTCCAGTACGACCTCGGCGAGGGGCCGTGCCTGGACGCCGCGCACGGTGACCTCCTGACCATCTCCTCCGATGTGGCCTCGGACGAGCGGTGGCCGAGGTGGGGGCGGGCAGCGCACGAGCAGGCTCGGGTCAGGTCGATACTCGCCGTGCAGCTCTCGAGCCGCGGGGAGGCGCAGGGCGCTCTCAATCTCTTCTCCTCGGCTGCGGACGCATTCGACGCCGACGCGGTCGCGACGGCCTCCGTGCTCTCGGTGCACGCCGGGGTGGCGCTGCGCAGTTCCAAGCTCGCGGACGATCTCTCGGCGGCGATCTCGAGCCGCCTGCTGATCGGCCAGGCACAGGGACTCCTGATGGAGCGGTACCGACTCGATGCGGACGCGGCTTTCTCGCTGCTGAAGCGGTGGTCCCAGACCAGTAACACGAAGTTGCGCGTGCTTGCGGAACGTGTGGTGCAGGAAGGGCCGACTCCCCCTGCTGCGTCCGCCCAACCCGCATTACCCGATCCGTGAGTCCGGGGTGCATACTCAGGGTGAGAGCAACGCTCGAGACCGGTGGCGTTGGACCGTACTCGTCGGCGCTGGCGCCGAGATCGGAACACGATGACCCTTGGTACTCATTCACATACGAACGACCCAGTTCCGAGCCCCACAGGCGGGGTGAGTGAATCCAGGTCGCGGACCTTCCCGGTGGGCACAGACCTTCCGGCGTTGGACCCCGAGGTGCGCGATCGTCTGCACCGCCTCACCACGGATCTGGCCACGGTCGGTGCCTACAAGTCCCGCCTCGTGGGATTCCGCGTGCAGGACGCCACCACCCACTGGCTGCTCGGCCCCACGCCCGACTCCATCAAGCGCAGTTACCACATCGAGGCCGACGCCGAGGCGCCCTCTCCCGAGGCCACCGAGTTGATCCTGAACCGCCTCGCCAGCCGCGGGTGGCGGGGGCTGCACACCGGCCACGGCGAGGTCTTCCGCGCGGAGGCCGAGCGCGAGGGGTGGCGGCTGTGGCTGACGGGGAAGAACGGGCGCATCAGCATGACCATCGAGACCGTCGCGGTGGTGGTGGGGGAGGACGTGGCCAAGCGCGTGCTGGCCGGTATCCACCAACCGCAGATCGGGTAGCGGGCCCGCTCGCCCCAGCCGGGTGCCCCGCGTTCCTCCCTCAGCCGCGGGGCACCACCTCGGCTCCCGGTCCGCTCGGTGTCGGCGCCTCGGTGCGCTGCGGGGTCTCGCCCATCACCGCCTCGACCCGGCGCTGACGGTCCTCCAGTTCCTCGCGCTCCACCGTCAGCAGCGGGGTCTCGATCCGTTCCTCCAGCAGGTCCGGCATCGCATAGATCCGCTGACTCCCGGCGCTGTCCCCGGGCACCGCGGTCCACTCCAGCCCGCTGATGCGCACCGGGCCCTCCACGGGAACCTCCACGGTGGCCCACATGAACAGGCCCGTCCCGGTCTCCGGGCGGCAGCAGCGCCAGTCCTGGTTGGAGATGTAGTTGCCCTGCGAGTAGGCGACCCACATCCCCTCACCGCCCGGGCCGCCGTCGAGCAACTCCATGCGCTGGGGCACGTGCGGGTGATTGCCGATCACGAGGTCGATCTCGCCGCTCGCGGCGAGTTCCTGCGCCAGGCGGGTCTGGGAGTCGATCGGGTCGTCGGTGTACTCGGTGCCCCAGTGCAGCGAGGCGAGCACGAGGTCGGCGCCGGCCTCCCGTGCGGCGCGCGCCTGTGTGATCAGGGCGGGGCCGTCCAGCATGTCCACGCTCCAGGGGGCCTGGGCGGGAACGGGGATGCCGTTGGTGGAGTAGGTCTGGGAGAGTTGGGCCACGGTCACGGTGCGCCCGGCACGCTCCAGCGTGTACAGCTGCGGGGCGGCCGCCTCCTGCTCACTGCGGGCGGTCCCCACGTGGCCCAGTCCGGCGGCGTCCAGCGCATCGAGGGTGTCCACGATGCCCGTCCAGCCCTGGTCCACGGAGTGGTTCGACGCCGTGGAGCAGCCGTCCCACCCGGCCGCGGCGAGGTCCTCGGCCAGGCTGGGCGGGGAGGCGAACACCGGGTAGCCGACCGGCTCACGCGCCTCGGTGATCGGGACCTCCAGGTGGCACAGCGCGAGATCGGCGGCCTGTACCCACGCTGTGGTGGGCTCCCAGAGCTGGGTGAAGTCCCAGCCCTCGCCGGTGTCCGCGGCCGCGAGCACGCTGTCGTGCGGGAGCACGTCGCCCGCGGCGAGGATCGTGAAGGTGGCGTCCTCGGGTGTGGGCTCGGGGGTCGGGGTGGGCGACGGCGAAGCCTCCGTGGGCGACGGCGAAGCCTCCGTGGGGGTCTGGCTCGCCGCGGTGGGGCTGCTGCCGGGTGACGTGGCGGGAGAGGAGGCTGCGCCGTCGCTCGCCGGGCTGGAGCAGGCCGCGAGCAGGAGCGCCCCGGTGAGGGCGGCGGATACGGCGAGGACGCGGGTCACCCGGCCATTGTGGCCCGTCCATGCCCGGCCGCGTCAGACGAATGGCGCGAGCATCTCCTTAATGCGCGAACCGAGCGGCTTCACCTCGAAGGTGTAGGCGGCGGAGGTGGCCGTGTCGGTCAGGGTGACGGCGAGCAGCACGCCCTCCCGGCCGAAGGTCACGTGCAGGTGCTCGCGCGGGATCCGGTGCAGCGGCGTGAGGTGCCGGAAGGAGGCCAGGGCCCCCACCCGGTGGCGGCCCAGCAGGTACAGGGCGCTGTCCGAGAGGGCGAGCACCACGGAGGCGGCCTCCTCGGTGGCGTCCATGCCCGCCTCGGCGGCGGCGCCGAGCACCTCGGCCGCTCCCCCGACGGCGTCACCCAACCCCTGGCTGAGCAGCTCGGCGGAGGTGGTGCCGGCCGGGAAGACCACCTCGACGTCGGTGATCTCGTCCTGCGGCACGGCGGCCTGGGCGCCCTTGAGGGCAGCGTGCTTGTCGAGCATCGGGGGCTCCTCCTGGGGTGACGAGGCTGTCTGTCTGACCCTAGCCCTGCCGCCCCGCACAGGCGCGGGACATCACGCCCCCTCCCGCCGCGCCATCAGGTCCTCCCGCAGGTAGCCGGCGTAGCCCCCCGCGACCCTGCCGTGCAGCCGCCCGGAGGTGACGACCTCCGCCTCATTGCTCGCCACGATGCGCGCTCCAGCGCCCCGCAGCCGCTGCACCAGGTCCACGTCCTCGTGCTCGGTCATGGCGGCCACCCCGCCCACGGCCGCGTCCAGGTCGGCGCGCACCCCGAGGTTGGCGCCGTGCACGTGGCCGTTGGGGGTCGCGGAGCGGGTGGCGAGCCACGCGCGGCGGCGCCGGGGGTCGAGGCGGTCGGGCCGCACGGTCCCGATCACCACATCCGCCCCGGCGTTGGCGGCGGCGACCTGCGCCGTCAACCAGTTCGGCGGCACTCGCCCGTCGGCGTCGGTGTGGGCGATCCAGGCCCGCGCGCCCCAGTGGGTACCCAGCAGCGAGGCGGCGTGGCGCACCCCGGCGGCGCGCGCCGCGCCCACGTTGCCGGCGTCCAGGTGCACGATCGCCTCCAGCCGTCCGGCGGCGAGGTCGGCGGAGCGGTCCCGGCAGTCGTCCAGTACCAGCACGCTGACGCACTCCACCTCGGGATGACGGCGCGCGAGCGCCGCGCGCGCCGCGTCCAGTGAGGTCAGCAGCCTCGGCAGCAGGGCCTCCTCGTCCTTGGCGGGGATCACGACGGCGAGCGCCCGGATCGCCTCGATCGCGCCCGGGTCCCGGGGTGCCTCGGGCGCGGTCACAGGAGGCCGCTTCGCACGGCCACCGAGCGCGGGTCCCGGCTGTACACCTCGAGCAGCACATCGGCGTCGGCGTAGCGCGCGGTGCGCTCGATCCCCTCGCCGGCGAGGGTGCGGGCGAGCGCCTCGTGCGCATCGTCCCCGCTGCGGGCGTGGTGCTCGACGTCGTGGCGCCAGTGGCAGGCGAGGACCACGCCGTGAGGGGTGAGCTGGGCCGCGGCATCCTCGACGAGTCCGGTGAGGGCCTCGGGGCCGAGGTAGTACAGGACCTCCGAGAGCACGACCAGGTCGAAGGGGCCCGCCGGCAGGCCCTCGCGCACGTCCCGCACCTCCAGCCGCACGTGCGGGTGATCGCGGGTGGCCTGGCGCGCGGACTCGATCGCCTCCGGCACCACATCGATCGCGAGCACCTCCTCACATCGGCGGGCGAGGCGCTGCGTGAGGACCCCCACCGAGCACCCGACCTCGAGGGCGCGGCCGAAGCGTTCCTCGGGCAGCGCGGCCATGGTGAGGTCCCGCTTGCGCTGCTCGTACCACCGGGTGCGCAGGTGCCAGGGGTCCGGGCGGCGCCGGTAGGCCGCGTGGAAGTGGTCGGCCGGGGTGCCCTCGCCCGGGGTCCCGGTCCGCGCGGGCTGGGCATGGGCCACCTGGTCGCGCTCGGGGCGCGTCACCACGAACGTCTCCGCGCCCCGACCCGTGATGCGGCGCAGGTCGTGCGGCACCACGGGCGGCTCGCCCGCGGCCGACGGCGTCACCTGGGAGGTGTGGCAGTCCACGGCGCGGGCGCGGCGCGCGGCCGCCTCGCCCTGCAGGAGGAGCCGATGCATTCGGGCCCACGGGACCTGCGGGGTCTCGGGGGTGGCCCAGTGCCACATCCACAGGGGGTACTCCCACAGGGTGGTTCCACGCGTGGCGGCGAGCTCCGCAGCCACCTCCCCCAGGATGCGGTGGTCGCGGTGCGCATCGTCCCGCCAGGGCGCCACGATGGTCGTGATCGAGGGCTCCTGCTCCTCCAGCAGCGCGGCGAGGCGGGCGGTGAGGTCTGCGCGGTGCTCACGCACCTCGCCGTCGGGCAGCGCGAGCAGCACCGGCTCGAGGCCGGGCGCGAGCTGCTCCAGCGCCTCGCGGAGCTCCTCGGCCCTGCGTTCGGCGAGTGCGCCGTCGACCTCGCCGGCCGCGGCGGCGCCGTCGGTGGCGATGACCACCAGGGGCGGCCGGCCGAGGAGCGCGAGCTCGGCGATCAGGCCACCCGCGCCGATGGTCTCGTCGTCCGGGTGGGCGGCGAGCACGAGGGTGGGGCCCTCCGGCAGGCCGAGCCGCGGCAGGTCCTCGAGCCGGGGTTCGCTGAGCCAGACCGCCGCGGGGGTGCCGGGTTCGCGGGCGTCGAACCTCACCACGGTTCCTCACCCTCGGCGACCGC
Protein-coding regions in this window:
- a CDS encoding carboxylesterase/lipase family protein; its protein translation is MTDRPAPADPAVVLSEDELTVEVEGGVVRGFQVADAVSWRGIPFGAPITGPRRWLGPQPVQPWEGVRDGSRFGAAPIQHLPPDAGRDEHVGEYCLTVNVTRRANTREGLKPVLVFLYGGSNANGRSSYSLFEGLPLVETEDIIFVTGNYRVGPFGFTDFSRYSTPEYPIEGNLALRDQLGILQWVQRNIEAFGGDPNDVTLSGQSAGALAVTTLMTVPAAQGLFHKAIAMSSPVACITSQERNDDRARRVVAQLGLDEADPAPGLFSRPLLEIYDAAQAALASEQEHTPGMLSYASVVDGDLLPEFPLTVLAQGRAHPVPLLIGTVLNEGTLFAGVNAPTPPASQVRAMLSVTDTVPATRITKAYPGFPALIASSALIGDFLFWAPSVQAAEGHARVAPVWMYRYDHGTSAGTTAHMLPTHGMDLPAVFGQHSLLSNVAHYFSTRSTLESVSRSTRHTWMDMVTRGKERWGRYSAEHRTTLIVDRTVRLEEDPHPERRVVWEGFGYYYDAATDARARALLPEV
- a CDS encoding GAF and ANTAR domain-containing protein; the protein is MALDPTAAAMAALAAELDGASELHATLDALTRAARTLVTGCEAASVTIRRRRTLETLAPTGDMARVADQLQYDLGEGPCLDAAHGDLLTISSDVASDERWPRWGRAAHEQARVRSILAVQLSSRGEAQGALNLFSSAADAFDADAVATASVLSVHAGVALRSSKLADDLSAAISSRLLIGQAQGLLMERYRLDADAAFSLLKRWSQTSNTKLRVLAERVVQEGPTPPAASAQPALPDP
- a CDS encoding CapA family protein: MTRVLAVSAALTGALLLAACSSPASDGAASSPATSPGSSPTAASQTPTEASPSPTEASPSPTPTPEPTPEDATFTILAAGDVLPHDSVLAAADTGEGWDFTQLWEPTTAWVQAADLALCHLEVPITEAREPVGYPVFASPPSLAEDLAAAGWDGCSTASNHSVDQGWTGIVDTLDALDAAGLGHVGTARSEQEAAAPQLYTLERAGRTVTVAQLSQTYSTNGIPVPAQAPWSVDMLDGPALITQARAAREAGADLVLASLHWGTEYTDDPIDSQTRLAQELAASGEIDLVIGNHPHVPQRMELLDGGPGGEGMWVAYSQGNYISNQDWRCCRPETGTGLFMWATVEVPVEGPVRISGLEWTAVPGDSAGSQRIYAMPDLLEERIETPLLTVEREELEDRQRRVEAVMGETPQRTEAPTPSGPGAEVVPRG
- a CDS encoding glycosyltransferase, producing MTAPEAPRDPGAIEAIRALAVVIPAKDEEALLPRLLTSLDAARAALARRHPEVECVSVLVLDDCRDRSADLAAGRLEAIVHLDAGNVGAARAAGVRHAASLLGTHWGARAWIAHTDADGRVPPNWLTAQVAAANAGADVVIGTVRPDRLDPRRRRAWLATRSATPNGHVHGANLGVRADLDAAVGGVAAMTEHEDVDLVQRLRGAGARIVASNEAEVVTSGRLHGRVAGGYAGYLREDLMARREGA
- a CDS encoding PIG-L family deacetylase, translated to MRFDAREPGTPAAVWLSEPRLEDLPRLGLPEGPTLVLAAHPDDETIGAGGLIAELALLGRPPLVVIATDGAAAAGEVDGALAERRAEELREALEQLAPGLEPVLLALPDGEVREHRADLTARLAALLEEQEPSITTIVAPWRDDAHRDHRILGEVAAELAATRGTTLWEYPLWMWHWATPETPQVPWARMHRLLLQGEAAARRARAVDCHTSQVTPSAAGEPPVVPHDLRRITGRGAETFVVTRPERDQVAHAQPARTGTPGEGTPADHFHAAYRRRPDPWHLRTRWYEQRKRDLTMAALPEERFGRALEVGCSVGVLTQRLARRCEEVLAIDVVPEAIESARQATRDHPHVRLEVRDVREGLPAGPFDLVVLSEVLYYLGPEALTGLVEDAAAQLTPHGVVLACHWRHDVEHHARSGDDAHEALARTLAGEGIERTARYADADVLLEVYSRDPRSVAVRSGLL